Genomic segment of Pogona vitticeps strain Pit_001003342236 chromosome 15, PviZW2.1, whole genome shotgun sequence:
gagagatccgGAAACCTCCGATTCACAGGCTTGCCGGAAGccggaggtgacttgacggccCAGCAACAAAAACAGCCTTTCGATATCTTGTTCTCAAAATgacaaaaccaattttaaagaAAGATACAGAAACTCACACCAGAAGCTATAAACACGGGTGAAAACAACAAGCGACACCGAAAAGGTCCACGCTAGGTTTCTATACCAGCAAGCAAGGGGCACCGAATAGCCAAAGAGATCTTTTCTATTCCAAACCACGCCACGAAAGGTTGATTAGAGGGGGGGAAACACAGCACCGTGTGtggaaatggaagaaggaaaatcGAGAATCGGAATGAAGGGGGTTTGTTGTGCTCTGCTGCTTTTCAAAAGTTCTTCTTAGTATGgatttcatttactgtttttgaTACAATACTCGTTAACGTCCTTTGAAATATTTGTCCCCCTTCCTGGTTTTAGCTATGAAAGATTGCCTTTTCATTGTCGGACGTCAATGCCTCGGGTCCCTCTCAGGAGAAAAGCGGGGtgtaaataaggaaataaatgcGGATCGGGGAAGCTGTCCCTCCCCGGACGATCGATGGCGACGCTGATGACTGGCTTACCTCCCCGAATCTCCACCACCGCAAACGTCTGAGCGACCAGCAAGATGTTATTGATGGCCACCACCGTGCCGATGAAGATGTCAAAGAACATGGACTGCGTGAGGTTGTAGATGATACTCCGCAAGGCGACAAGGTACGGGACGGTCTCTCGCCAAGCGCGTCTCAGCAGCTCCCGTAAAGTCATGCGTCGGTGCTTCCGCTTGTGGTGGTGTTGGCCTTTGCCCCCGCCTGCGAGAGCAACGGAGATATTTTAGGAAGGGCCTGGAAGCCATCTTTTCCTTCACCCTATTCTACAGGTCTCCGGCCACGGGAGGTTTGCTCGGGATCCGCTCCCCTTCTGCAAggcactctgccccccccctaGAGTCTCCGGCCCACGCTCCAATAGGAAGGGACCTGTCTCTGATCCAGGATGGGTGATAACGCCCAGGGCTTGGTCCTGCTGCATGCCGCAACCGAGGTGGGGAGACCTCCAAGAGCAGGATCACAACTCACCGACTTGGGCTccttccagaagggaagccacATGAGCCCGTTGCAAGGAAAAAGTacaaaagtggtgcctcgcttttccccttattaacacatattccaaaaatttgccccatattacataaaaattgttctttttcaactctcctttcttcatctttaaattacaagttaatttatcatttaatgctatattccatatttctttataccattcttcaatttgtaattcagtctttaatttccactgtctagcaataatcaatctaggtgctgttattagattagttatcaatgcTTTAATCATTTTAATCATTGACCGGCTGCtcagctccaaatcaagaatctaagcagttctggagaggaagacaatagaagaagaagaatgagaagaagaaaaagaagaatatagcaagaggtcccgtatatggtggtggggaacactgttactgtgttgtaagtgtatatgttttatgtatatgatttgtttttgttatagttataaataaataaataaaaattttttaaaaagtggtgcctcgctagacgataataatccgtaccactgaaatcgctgtttagcgaaatcatcgtctagcgaaaagcatttccccattggaatgcattgaaacctgtttaatgcgttccaatggggaagaatcgtcgttgtctagcaaagatcggccataggaaagccgctttgtgaaccgccgatcagctgtttaaatcgctgtcttgcgaacaCCCGTTTtacgagcgcggagggagctgtcaaaatcgtcatctagcaaaaatcgttttgcgaagcaggggccaaacattgtccagcgaaattcccccataggaatcactgttttgtgaatcgctatagcgatcgcaaaaagtcaatgtctagcgaaaaaactatcatgcgggggtaactgtctaaagaggcaccactgtaataggatcCTAAAGATTAATGAATTCCTTATGGGATGGATAGGGTGACGTGGGCTCTGTCCCACGAGAGCGTCCCCACAAAAGTGGCCAACACGTCTATTTCGAGCACCCCAgattgcaggacatgcaacaacgggctccagttaaaggaagccagatttcggtagaagatcaggaaaaacttcctgttagagccgTACGACGACGGAgcccatgaccttgggaggtgttgAGCGCTACAGCGctgtggaggccttcaagaaaaacctggatcaccccctggcagatctgcttggactatgttcctgccttgagcagggggttggactggatggccttgtaggtcccccttccaacttcacttttctatgattcagtgatttgggggaaaaaacctggtTTCCAGCGGCCTTTCCCCTCTGGAAAACCGGGCCCTGGAGGAGTGATCTTGACGGGGCCCCCGAAGCGGGCGAGGTCCCGATCCTACCTTTCGTCTGGTGCGTGGGATACGTCCCCTTGCTCCCTCTTCTGCTCTTCTGGGTCTTGCTGTGTGTCCTCGAATCTCTGGACCTGCTGGTGGGGTGGGAGATCATGGAGGTGGCCGCCATGAGGGTGGACGGTTCTTGAGTGGGTGGGGGGGACAGAGAGACCACCGACACCTGGCCGACGGGCGTCGCGGAGGTCCCGGGAGCCCCAGTGGGGGCCTGATCCTCTTTGGTCAGGattttttccatctgaggcagtGAAGGCATTGTCGGGACGGTGAGATAATTCATGGTGGCAGAGTGGATGGAGCCTTCTGCTCACCGCCCTTAAAGACTTGGGTAGCGTCCCCCCCCCTCTATACCGCCTGCCCAGCGCTTCCCGGCGCTTTCCTGCCTGTTCACAGGGGAGAACGCGAAGCCTGGGGCTCTCTTGGAGCACGGAAGGTTGCCAGCCTTCCAAAGACAGAAGGGTTGGCCTCCCCTTTGTGACGTCGTCAGAAGGCAGCAGCGTGGCGGGGGTGGGGTGAGACAGCGCGATGGGAACGCGGGAGATCtcggttcgaatccccgctcaaaCAGAAGTGTGGGCAACCCGTCATGGAGGGCCTTGCGTTTGAGGCTGGAGAAATGTCGTTTTCTGCCGAACGTGGCGTTCGAGGGTGATCTATAATGCTTCCTTTGAGCATCACCCGGGAAAGTCTGCAGAAATCCTCAAGGCCCATTGGGCAGCCTCCGAGATTAGCCAGGAGGGAAGTGAGGATGCAACGGGAAGATGGAGAGTGACACACGCCACCTTGAGCTGAAGGATCTTCTCCAGGGCTTGAGGGATTTTGGGGCCCACCCCAGAATCATCCAcctgaaaataacaaaacaggTCTCATTTCAGCTCTCACCAAGTACGCCAAGGTGTAGTAATGAGAAATACGCTGGCCAGTTCCAAGGAGGGCGGGGGGGAGGCAAAAACATTCATATTAGATGTGCAAATCTAATCCGTGCAAAATTATTGTGCTCCGGGATTCTGTTTTATCAGATCACGgccacctcttccaaaactacagcATACACTGTGTTTTCTCGGATCGAATGCTCCATGGTAAACGTGCGCTACAGAGGCGCTATACAAGCTAGATCAATTAATAAACTCACCGACATGCTGATCGATCCAAATATCTTTTTTCTCATCCCACCCACTCGATTCTCCGTAAAACACCAACGGAATCTCTCCGAAACCCAAACAGCCTCCAAGAGGGTCTTTGCAGCAGCATCGCCCTGTCAAGTTGTTTGAACTGGCCTAAACCAGGTGTAGAATCCAGTGAAGGCCTTTCCTCCCCCATCGCAAGTCCTTAGATCATGTCTCTTTTCCAGCCACtctcttgcacacacacccccccccgtgATAAACACCCACCTCTCGACTGTCTtctccaggaggaggaggggggccaCGGGGCCTTGGACCCGGGATGCTGTTAGATGAACCCACAGAGGGATTCCctagaaaaaggaggggaaaaaaaacagtttttccagAACAAACAAGCAAGACACTCCGTCCTCGAGCTGGCCACTGTTGTCAGGTTTTCTCACCGCCCCCAACCTGGGAGTtttaaggaggagaaggggatgacagaggatgatgagatggttggacaggatcatcgaaacggccaacatgactttgacccaactgcgggaggcagtggaagacaggagggcctggcgtgctctggtccatctaggtcacgaagagttggacatgacttaatgactaaacaacaacaatgccaggccggggggggggggaacaggtggCTTTTAAAGCTCAATTttgcctatacagtggaccctcgacttacagatggctcgacttacagacttttcgagttacagacttctctggctgcaaaatttagatccgacttgcagcctgagaatcgacttacagaccagaaaaaaaccaaaatggaataaaaatagaataaaaaccactggttatgggattaattggttttcagtgcattgtaggtcaatggagattcgacttacagacttttcgacttgcagccaccattccactacggattaattccttaagtagagggtccactgtaagtgaaACTATGCTGACAGTCCCACAATGGGAAAAATTCTCCACTGCTTCTCAAAAGCCAAAGAGGCTTTTTGACTTCCCTTGGTACAGAGTTCGAGGGATCACACTTTGAGTGACGAGAAACTTTGCTTTTTCCTGCCCTATTTCGGCAAACAGCCTCCAAGGCTGAAGGCCCCTTCCGTTCAACAATCCCCAAACGAGAGGTTCTGAGGTTGCAACACTTGAGAAGCTGGGGGAAAGGGTCATTCCATCAACCCTGataaaaaaacactgatccaTCTGTGAGCTTCTCCCTTCCCATCTGCGTTACTTTTCAACTTTAGGTCCTCCACAGGCATTCTGGAGTTTAGCACCCCCTGGCCGTACCACCTAGGGTTTAACAGGAATAGAAGTCCaccatgtctttaaaaaaagggggggggatttctttTAAAGACTGTAAGCTCACAGGCAGGAGTGGATTTCTCCAGATTACACGGTACGATACTCCGGGACCTCTTTGGACTGAAAGGGACAAAAAGGTTTAAAAATCAGCCACTGCATCTCTTGTATCTAgtttgcactgaaaaaaaaaagagatggaataCACTGGGTAACCTCTTCCTCCAGGGAagtttattttctgaaaaacCGAAGAGAGGGCCGAGTCTGGGATCGCCTTGCCCGAAATATGCTCTTTGTTCAAAAGGGAATCCATCGCTGACATTTAATCCACTACACAGACAGAAGACGTCTGTTGCACGTTCAGATGCTACTTGTCTTCCGTGAATTAACGAGCACTCCCCATCACGACTGATTGCTTCCTTCTCTCAACCCAGGGAACTTACCTCTTGGCAACCCCGGAGGTCCTGACCCCACATCCGGGGAAGCTCTGGCTACAGGAGGGGTCAGCTTGGACATATCTTGCTGACGCTCTTGTTCCATTAGAGCAGCAGCCTGAGGAGGTGGGAGAAGAAGCTAGACTGAGCCCAGTACAAAGAGGCAGGAAGCCCTCTTAGAGGGAGTGAAATCCTTCTTACGGAACGGCTGGGCTGCCTCTCCCTAGCCAGGGTGACTCCCTGCCCTTCCTCAAAGGACTACACCGGAAGACTTTTCTGAAGGTAAAACATGCACTCTGCTTTCAGTTATGATCCTCTCCCGAAAGCTAAAGATCCCAGTCCTCGTGATTCTGATTAAGAAGCCAATCCGAAGGCCTCGTGCAGAGTTAGTCCAGGAGTCTACGGAGTTCAATCCTGGCTAAAAGGAGGAGAAGCAACCTGGGACCTCTTCCAGATCTTTTCGGCAACAAAAGCCCCACTCAAACTGCCCCACTGGCGTTGAGGGGGAGCCAGAGTCCAAAATCTAAAAAGGCATCAGGCTATAAATTTCTGACTGCCAAGCGTCCAGATCTCCTTCCTAGCCCCATCTGAAATGCTGGGGAATCTCCCACGTGCCAAACAGGCATCCGACCGCTGAGATTCAGCCCCGGCTCTTCCATGTCACATTCAATTCGGCCACTGAGTCAAACTTGTGACATATACACACCAAGCCTCCTGCCAGGTTCTGAAATAAATGAAgcttggcctctctctctctctctctcttcaactaCCTGTTTGGCTCCTTGATCTAATCCAGGCCATTCTCACACCAGCTCCCGGGGCCAGGGGTTGATCGGCTTCTGCCTGCCTCAGGggatttgccttttaaaactatACTCCAAAGGaacgattacagtggtgcctcgcttaacgagcgccccatttaacgaagaatccgcattgtgatttgttttttgtgatcgcaaaagcgatcacattgcgatctttttaatggcaaaaaatcgctttgcgatgatcggcaagctgtttcacttaccgattttcgcatagcagttttaaaaagagctgatcggcagttccaaaatggccgcccacagagttttcgcgccctttcctcgcttaccaggtagcgaaaatggcggtcgtatggaggattttcgcataactgtgagttgtaagcccataggaacgctttaaacggggtttaatgcattcctatgggcttttcagttccgcatagcgacaaatccggatagcgacgatttttccggaacggattaccgtcgctatgcggggcaccactgtactctgaaaggGCCATACAGTTTGGCTGCAGGAAGAGCAACGGAGACTAGCCAGGAAAAAGCCTTGTGATCAACAGACACTAGGCAGGCGGCAACAACAGCCACGACAACAAACCTACAGGGAGACCAGCAAaaaaccaacagcagcagcatcagcaaTGTGGGAAGGAGCTCAGCCGGGAGGGTCGGCATGATTCACCGCTGTCCGAGAAGCCGAAGGGCAGGGCAACATTTTAAAGCCACGAGAGAGCAAAGGCAACCACAACGGCCTCCCCTGACCCGGTGCCATCCAGAGGTGTCGGGAAACACTTCCCTCcaaagcacacttttggaacccTTACACCCCATGGGGCTGGGACTTCATGCAATGTTTCAGCGACCTTACAGACCATCGATCACAACCCCTGGCCCAGTTCAAGAGGCAACCGAGGGACCACGGCAAGTCTAGTCCCGGCTTAAGTGCTTCAGCAAGGCTAGGCCTGGTCTTGTTCATTTCCACGGTCACCAGACCCCTCTTCGCtctccttccctccagcaaaaaaagaaatctaTACATCATCATTACCTGCTTGACCCGTTCCTCCTGCTGGATCAACATGGCGGCCTGCTGCTGGGCCAGCTTCAACCGCTCTTCCTCGGGCAACGCGGAAGGATCCACCGACTGCATGCGGAGGGGCGGGCCCATGCCAGGTGGCGGCGGAGGGGGTCCTACGCCCATCGGGAAGTTGAGGCCCATGCCAGGGGGACGCGGGGGTGGAGGTGGCTGCATCGGGGGCATGCCCATCGGGGGCGGGGGCAGAGGCATTCCAGGGAGCTGTGAGAAACAGAGAGGTGGCAAACGCTGAAAAGAGGGTTGGAGGCACACTGTGCCGTGAGACTAAAATCCCCAAAAAGAAAGATAGGGGCGTTGAGCTACAAATTGCACTCCAGGCAGAACACCAATGCAGCTGGTTCACGTCCGCCAGGAAATGGACTGGGACGATTCTGCAAGCCCGCGTAGGTTCTACCACTGAACTATTGCTCTCCCCAAAGCCCTCTGATCTTATGAATGCAGCCCAGGTGGTCTTAGCGGACAAGTGACTCACCTGTCCTGGCATCGGAGGTGGGGCGGGCTTGTCTCCATCATCTCCCCGCAGAGCGGGTCTGTTCAGCACTATCCCCgtctagaaaacaaaaaaattaactcAGAATTATACGCTTGTTCAAACAGAAGGGTGCACTCTTAATTATTTGAAGCAGAGGCGAGCAGAAGATCTTGACCTTCTGGTGGGTCTACGAAGGAAATGGTTAAAGGAGAGCCTGTGCATGGTGGACGTAGAACGGGGCTCTTACTGTTTATAACGGCCGACTCACTGCTCGTAGACTTCAAACCTTCCATAGTTAAACTTTTAACATTTGGTGCCACTTGCGCGGATGGGGACAAAACAAATGGTATCTCAAACTACAAATCAACAATACATTAATGCGTGGAGATGCACAAGAGGCCAGCAATTCATTAAACCCTCCTGCATGGATTTCACCACCTGAAAGGCACTTTCTGTTGAACAGAGACCTGCAGCCCTCCAGACAGCCTGTCTTTCATAACCCAGATGTCATCTTTACTCCGGAAGTTCCCCTGGTCTTGTGGAGATGGACCCGTTGAGCAACATCAGGCTCACAATACGTGAGGCTGATCCCCAGACAGCTTCACACACACCTTAATCCTCAAGTAGGTGGCCAAGATCAGagttcacacacatgcacacctggCAACAGAACACACCACCTTCTACAAGCATCAGACATAAAGGCTCACCTGAAGCGTGTACGTTTGCAGACGTTCCACCAGCTCCTCACGGCTacctggaaggggaaaaaaagatgtcaCTCATCAGTTGCTCTATATCACTTGTATCTGTTGATTTCTTCAATATTCTGCTTTTTCTCCAGTGAATTTAAGGTAGCacacatggctttcctcccacttGCCCACTTTACCCACATCACAATCTGTGATGCAGattggtctggggggggggagtgactggcccagggccacccagtGACCTTCATGTctcaatgaggactagaaactggaCGTAAAAATTCCTTCTTTAATATGGTATGGTACCATAGTGACTCTCATCCATGTTAAGATCTTCCGATAAGTGAGCAGAAAGACACAACTAGACTGTGACTTAAAAAACTGTGGTTGGCTGAGGAAGGATTAAGCATTCCACTTCACCTTGAATAACCTGCTGCATTTCCATGTTTGCTGAAGAAGGCTTCCTCCTTTTGTAGCCTAAATCCTAGCTATGCTGAGCACGGAGGAAACACAGAGGTTCCCCTGTTCTTCCCAAGCCTGTGCACTTGTCTGTAAGGAATGCTATGCACTTCCATGCACTTGGCTGCAGCAA
This window contains:
- the LOC144584892 gene encoding splicing factor 3B subunit 2-like isoform X2; amino-acid sequence: MAAEGHSEPPKAGEMPLPGYAAWSPHELQAKLAEIGAPTQGSREELVERLQTYTLQTGIVLNRPALRGDDGDKPAPPPMPGQLPGMPLPPPPMGMPPMQPPPPPRPPGMGLNFPMGVGPPPPPPGMGPPLRMQSVDPSALPEEERLKLAQQQAAMLIQQEERVKQAAALMEQERQQDMSKLTPPVARASPDVGSGPPGLPRGNPSVGSSNSIPGPRPRGPPPPPGEDSREVDDSGVGPKIPQALEKILQLKVACVTLHLPVASSLPSWLISEAAQWALRISADFPG
- the LOC144584892 gene encoding splicing factor 3B subunit 2-like isoform X1, which gives rise to MAAEGPSEPPKAGEMPLPGYAAWSPHELQAKLAEMGAPTQGSREELVERLQTYTLQTGIVLNRPALRGDDGDKPAPPPMPGQLPGMPLPPPPMGMPPMQPPPPPRPPGMGLNFPMGVGPPPPPPGMGPPLRMQSVDPSALPEEERLKLAQQQAAMLIQQEERVKQAAALMEQERQQDMSKLTPPVARASPDVGSGPPGLPRGNPSVGSSNSIPGPRPRGPPPPPGEDSREVDDSGVGPKIPQALEKILQLKVACVTLHLPVASSLPSWLISEAAQWALRISADFPG